A stretch of Candidatus Methylomirabilota bacterium DNA encodes these proteins:
- a CDS encoding UPF0182 family protein has product VLVKTRQQELSYPSGDQNVYTTYAGTGGVPIGAWLRKLLFAVRFGEIKILLSNDLTADSRIMIYRAIGQRVRQIAPFFKYDHDPYIVVTDDGRLVWMLDGYTTTDRYPYSDPVPGVGNYIRNSVKATVDAYNGAVTFYLADSTDPIVRAYARAFPGLLKPLDAMPASLRSQVRYPEDFFAIQARKYATYHMRDPQVFYNKEDLWAIPRRTVEGRDREMEAYYTIMRLPGEKKEEFILLTLFNPSRRDNMIAWLAARSDPPNYGRLLVYDLPKQKLVFGPRQIDARIDQEPVISQQLSLWNQRGSTVIRGSLVAIPLDQSLIYVQPLYLAASEQGAVPELRRVIVAYGNQIVMEQTLAQSLARLFGARPTGPPAAATAAARPGGAEPAGERLLAQRALEIWNRAQDALRRGDWTAYGAEQKRLEDMLRALAQGRR; this is encoded by the coding sequence CGTCCTGGTCAAGACCCGCCAGCAGGAGCTCAGCTATCCGTCCGGCGACCAGAACGTCTACACGACGTACGCCGGGACGGGCGGTGTTCCGATCGGCGCCTGGTTGAGGAAGCTCCTCTTCGCGGTGCGCTTCGGCGAGATCAAGATCCTCCTCTCGAACGACCTGACGGCCGACAGCCGGATCATGATCTACCGCGCGATCGGCCAGCGCGTGCGCCAGATCGCGCCGTTCTTCAAGTACGATCACGACCCGTACATCGTGGTGACGGACGACGGCCGCCTGGTCTGGATGCTCGACGGCTACACGACGACGGACCGTTACCCGTACTCGGACCCGGTGCCGGGGGTGGGCAACTACATCCGGAACTCCGTGAAGGCGACGGTGGACGCGTACAACGGCGCCGTGACGTTTTACCTCGCCGATTCCACGGACCCGATCGTGCGCGCGTACGCACGCGCGTTCCCCGGCCTCCTGAAGCCGCTCGACGCGATGCCGGCGAGCCTCCGGAGCCAGGTCCGCTACCCCGAGGACTTCTTCGCGATCCAGGCGCGCAAGTACGCGACGTACCACATGCGGGACCCCCAGGTGTTCTACAACAAGGAGGACCTCTGGGCGATCCCGCGGCGCACCGTCGAGGGGCGCGACCGGGAGATGGAGGCGTACTACACGATCATGCGCCTCCCCGGGGAGAAGAAAGAGGAGTTCATCCTCCTCACGCTCTTCAACCCGAGCCGCCGGGACAACATGATCGCGTGGCTCGCCGCGCGGTCGGATCCGCCGAACTACGGCCGCCTGCTCGTCTACGACCTGCCGAAGCAGAAGCTGGTCTTCGGCCCGCGGCAGATCGACGCGCGCATCGACCAGGAGCCGGTGATCTCACAGCAGCTCTCGCTGTGGAACCAGCGCGGCTCGACGGTCATCCGCGGCTCGCTCGTCGCGATTCCGCTCGACCAGTCGCTGATCTACGTCCAGCCGCTCTACCTCGCGGCGTCGGAGCAGGGCGCGGTCCCGGAGCTCCGCCGGGTGATCGTGGCCTACGGCAACCAGATCGTGATGGAGCAGACGCTCGCGCAGTCGCTCGCCCGCCTTTTCGGCGCTCGGCCGACCGGCCCGCCCGCGGCGGCGACCGCGGCCGCGCGGCCCGGCGGTGCCGAGCCCGCCGGCGAGCGCCTTCTCGCGCAGCGCGCGCTGGAGATCTGGAACCGCGCCCAGGACGCGCTCCGGCGCGGCGACTGGACGGCCTACGGCGCGGAGCAGAAGCGCCTGGAGGACATGCTCCGCGCCCTCGCGCAGGGGCGCCGCTAG
- a CDS encoding MFS transporter, which translates to MVTVALFTDSFLYGLVIPLTPKSPARIEDEWALGVMYGAYAVGLFLTTPIFGVLSDRHGRRRPMIYGVLLQGAATLLFAFATTFGEMFVARTVQGVAAAATWTAGLALVAELFTQKRTQMMGFAMMGSTGGSVLGPLAGGVLFDLSGYGLPFVVAGALLFVDAFMRIVLIPEPPRDASERSDLGGLLRDRSVLAAALVVVLGAGGWGLLEPLLPAHLSRVAGTSSGMIGLIFTISTVMYGVCSPLVDQIAEQYGLRPTMVLGLFMTAGSLPLLGLTSNVFWAGVFLTLVDVSTAFTLNTSLSELAEAVDRRGTSGYASVYAVYNIAYAAGSIGSDVLAGVLTSTMSFMAALLATSATILVCMPLLYLGRPRPIAADA; encoded by the coding sequence GTGGTGACGGTGGCGCTCTTCACCGACTCGTTCCTCTACGGCCTCGTCATCCCGCTCACGCCCAAGTCTCCCGCCCGGATCGAGGACGAGTGGGCGCTGGGCGTGATGTATGGCGCCTACGCGGTCGGGCTCTTCCTCACCACGCCGATCTTCGGCGTCCTGTCCGACCGTCACGGCCGCCGGCGGCCCATGATCTACGGCGTGCTCCTTCAGGGGGCGGCGACGCTGCTGTTCGCGTTCGCCACGACCTTCGGCGAGATGTTCGTCGCCCGCACCGTCCAGGGCGTGGCCGCGGCGGCGACCTGGACGGCGGGGTTGGCCCTGGTGGCGGAGCTCTTCACCCAGAAGCGGACCCAGATGATGGGGTTCGCCATGATGGGTAGTACGGGCGGATCGGTTCTAGGGCCCCTGGCCGGCGGCGTGCTGTTTGATCTCAGCGGCTACGGACTGCCGTTCGTCGTCGCCGGTGCCCTGCTGTTCGTGGACGCGTTCATGCGGATCGTCCTGATCCCGGAGCCGCCCCGCGACGCCAGCGAGCGCTCGGACCTCGGAGGACTCTTGCGCGACCGCTCCGTCCTGGCGGCCGCCCTGGTCGTCGTCCTGGGCGCGGGTGGATGGGGGCTCCTCGAGCCTCTCCTCCCTGCCCATCTCAGCCGTGTCGCGGGCACCTCGAGCGGCATGATCGGGCTGATCTTCACCATCTCGACGGTGATGTACGGCGTCTGCTCTCCGCTCGTCGATCAGATCGCCGAGCAGTACGGGTTACGCCCCACCATGGTGTTGGGCCTTTTCATGACGGCCGGGAGCCTGCCGCTGCTCGGCCTGACCAGCAATGTCTTCTGGGCCGGAGTCTTCCTCACCCTGGTCGACGTCTCGACGGCGTTCACGCTGAACACATCGCTCTCCGAGCTGGCCGAGGCGGTCGACCGCCGGGGCACGTCCGGCTACGCGTCGGTGTACGCCGTGTACAACATCGCCTACGCCGCGGGCTCCATCGGGAGCGACGTGCTGGCCGGCGTCCTCACCAGCACGATGTCGTTCATGGCCGCGCTGCTCGCCACCAGCGCGACCATCCTCGTCTGCATGCCGCTCCTCTACCTGGGCCGGCCGCGCCCGATCGCTGCCGACGCCTGA